From a single Lolium rigidum isolate FL_2022 chromosome 7, APGP_CSIRO_Lrig_0.1, whole genome shotgun sequence genomic region:
- the LOC124671398 gene encoding AAA-ATPase At3g50940-like, producing the protein MASSSIYEKGKEAMAMATSVAASVMLVRSLANELLPNEARDMLSYGLANLRARMKWRHSFSIEQTDGPYSSNYLFYHVKTYLASRMEPVGATNALQHLRLSIGTMDDEDTDKLIVSMEEGEEMVDVYEGAEFRWCLYSHDVPDDSIISRSLGRRGGKLYYHVTFHKKHKEKALSGYIDYIIKTAKDIRDKERPLTMYTNDDSDWTPEDFCHPSNFATLAMNHALKKSVIDDLEKFITRKAFYKRIGKAWKRGYLFYGPPGTGKSSLIAAMANYLRFDLYYLELTGVENNSQLRKLLLGMTNKSILVIEDIDCTIELKQRDENKKKPPKSSDPSKDEKVTLSGLLNFVDGLWSTTGEERIIVFTTNYKERLDPALLRPGRMDMHVHMGYCTPEAFRILVDNYLSKKEVPIDNLSKKEVPIDNHRTYPEIDELLAEVAVTPAEMAEALLRSKEDLDLAETALTSKEDHDDDKRLDVALGKIVEFLKSKKECANKKKEAHDAKKEKDVSKEADDDAKKENDVAKKEEDDNDSDDDDDTDNNDE; encoded by the coding sequence ATGGCTTCTTCGTCGATCTACGAGAAGGGCAAGGAGGCCATGGCGATGGCCACATCCGTGGCGGCGTCCGTGATGCTGGTGCGCAGCCTCGCCAACGAGCTGCTCCCCAACGAGGCTCGCGACATGCTCTCCTACGGCCTCGCCAACTTGCGCGCCCGCATGAAGTGGCGCCACAGCTTCAGCATCGAGCAGACCGACGGCCCGTACAGCAGCAACTACCTCTTCTACCACGTCAAGACCTACCTCGCCTCGCGCATGGAGCCCGTCGGCGCCACCAACGCCCTTCAGCACCTGCGCCTAAGCATCGGCACCATGGACGACGAGGACACGGACAAGCTCATCGTGAGCATGGAGGAGGGTGAGGAGATGGTCGATGTGTACGAGGGCGCAGAGTTCCGATGGTGCCTCTACTCCCACGACGTCCCCGACGACTCCATCATCAGCAGGAGTCTCGGCCGCCGTGGAGGCAAGCTCTACTACCACGTCACCTTCCACAAGAAGCACAAGGAAAAGGCCCTCTCAGGATACATCGACTACATCATCAAAACCGCCAAGGACATAAGGGACAAGGAGAGGCCTCTTACCATGTACACTAACGACGACTCCGATTGGACTCCGGAGGACTTCTGCCACCCCTCCAACTTCGCCACGCTCGCCATGAACCACGCGCTCAAGAAGTCGGTTATCGACGACCTAGAAAAGTTCATCACAAGAAAGGCATTCTATAAGAGGATCGGAAAGGCATGGAAGAGGGGCTACCTCTTCTATGGTCCACCAGGGACCGGCAAGTCTAGCCTCATCGCCGCCATGGCCAACTACCTCAGGTTTGATCTATACTATCTTGAGCTCACCGGGGTCGAGAACAATTCGCAGCTCAGGAAGCTTCTTCTTGGGATGACGAACAAATccattcttgtcattgaggacatCGACTGTACCATTGAACTCAAACAACGAGATGAAAACAAGAAGAAACCTCCCAAGTCGTCCGATCCTAGCAAAGATGAGAAGGTGACATTGTCCGGGCTTCTCAATTTCGTCGACGGCCTATGGTCCACAACCGGGGAGGAGAGGATCATTGTATTCACGACCAATTACAAGGAGCGTCTCGACCCTGCGCTTCTACGGCCTGGCAGGATGGACATGCACGTCCACATGGGATACTGTACCCCTGAGGCTTTCAGGATTTTGGTCGACAACTACCTCTCCAAGAAAGAAGTGCCCATCGACAACCTCTCCAAGAAAGAAGTGCCCATCGACAATCATCGCACGTATCCAGAGATTGACGAGCTGTTGGCGGAGGTGGCAGTCACGCCTGCAGAAATGGCCGAGGCCTTGTTGAGGAGCAAAGAGGACCTCGATTTGGCCGAGACCGCGTTGACGAGCAAAGAGGACCACGATGACGATAAACGCCTCGATGTCGCGCTCGGTAAGATTGTCGAGTTCCTCAAGTCAAAGAAAGAGTGTGCCAATAAGAAGAAGGAGGCTCATGATGCTAAAAAGGAAAAAGATGTTTCCAAGGAGGCGGATGACGATGCTAAGAAGGAAAATGATGTTGCAAAGAAGGAGGAGGATGACAATgattctgatgatgatgatgacaccgaCAATAACGATGAATAA